Proteins from one Pleurocapsa minor HA4230-MV1 genomic window:
- a CDS encoding O-antigen ligase family protein yields MNSAYIASKSEGNILKIFEFIFSIFSLIHISNAITPLILTKGTNEGDGIDISSFDLSINAKMSILIYLITWILLLVRWKRVVSIFSQNKLLWILMGIICFSCFWSVNPAQTLRFSLYALGTTSFGLYLATRYTLRQQLSLFGWTYGLLLILSILLAVAIPQYGIMAGVHEGALRGVFTHKNQYGAFMALGSVVFFLNAIRGEKNSWIYWVLLVLGCASMVMSQSTTALATFGVMLILCLIYRIFRWRYEVMLSAVLAVTIIGLIALIWVAGYIGSDSLFSSVGKDASLSGRTDIWRYVWDQIQLRPLFGYGLAAFWNGYEGPSGYIQLAMRIAVIYAHNGFLDIWLSIGLVGLSVFLAGFVITSKQSLALLRKTNTPEGFWPLLFLTYILLSNLTEGTITTMNNSFWAMYVAVSYSLVIAKNNRYAIEE; encoded by the coding sequence ATGAATAGTGCTTATATAGCATCAAAAAGCGAAGGCAATATCCTAAAAATTTTTGAATTTATTTTTTCCATATTTTCTTTAATTCATATCTCAAATGCTATCACGCCGTTAATTCTAACCAAAGGAACAAACGAGGGAGACGGTATAGATATTAGTAGCTTCGACTTGTCAATCAACGCCAAAATGTCAATTTTAATTTATCTAATAACTTGGATTTTGTTATTAGTTAGATGGAAAAGAGTTGTTTCAATATTTTCTCAAAATAAACTTCTTTGGATCCTAATGGGAATCATTTGTTTTTCCTGTTTTTGGTCGGTAAATCCAGCTCAAACTTTGAGATTTTCTCTTTATGCTCTAGGAACTACTAGTTTTGGGCTATATTTGGCAACTCGCTATACTCTTCGCCAACAATTGAGTTTATTTGGCTGGACTTATGGATTATTACTAATTTTAAGCATCTTGCTGGCAGTCGCCATACCTCAATATGGAATAATGGCAGGAGTTCATGAAGGTGCCTTGAGAGGTGTATTTACCCACAAAAATCAATACGGTGCTTTTATGGCTCTTGGAAGTGTCGTTTTCTTCTTAAATGCTATTCGGGGAGAAAAGAACAGTTGGATTTATTGGGTACTCTTAGTTCTTGGCTGCGCTTCGATGGTAATGTCTCAATCTACAACTGCTTTAGCTACTTTTGGCGTAATGCTCATCTTATGTCTTATCTATCGTATTTTTAGATGGCGATACGAAGTGATGCTTTCAGCAGTATTAGCCGTAACTATCATTGGTCTTATTGCTCTAATTTGGGTTGCTGGATACATCGGTTCCGATTCCTTATTCAGTTCAGTAGGAAAAGACGCAAGTTTATCAGGTAGAACAGATATTTGGCGATATGTCTGGGATCAGATTCAACTGCGTCCTTTGTTTGGTTATGGGCTAGCTGCCTTTTGGAATGGTTATGAAGGGCCTTCAGGATATATACAGTTGGCAATGAGAATAGCTGTAATTTATGCCCACAACGGATTTCTAGACATTTGGCTGTCCATCGGCTTGGTTGGGTTGAGTGTTTTTCTGGCAGGTTTTGTGATTACTAGCAAGCAGTCTTTAGCATTACTGAGAAAAACCAATACTCCAGAAGGATTTTGGCCTCTATTATTTTTGACTTATATTTTGCTTTCTAATTTAACCGAGGGTACGATCACCACGATGAATAATTCTTTTTGGGCAATGTACGTAGCCGTGTCTTATTCTTTGGTCATCGCTAAAAACAATCGCTACGCTATAGAAGAATAA